The Sparus aurata chromosome 14, fSpaAur1.1, whole genome shotgun sequence region CCAGAGATTCACTGCtgactacagacacacaaacacagagacagcatGAGAGCTGCCGCGGGCTTTCTGGTGCTGTGTTACCTGGCTGTCAGTCATGGTAGGTCACTGTAAgatttttcaaatttaaactTAAAGTTTTCCTTTAGATATATTTTACACTCGCAACAATCGCAATTATGTCTTCTCAACAGCCTGGAGCTGCGATGAGGGCACAGGGATGTATAATGCTACGCAGGTTGATGCTGGCCAGGGGATGGTGGTCGTAAGAGACACATCTGGCCACGTGCACTTCCTGATTGGATCGTCCTGGCACAGAATGAGCTCAATTGAATTCAAGCACGCCTCAGTTGGACCTGCAGGGCTTTGGGCAACGGGCAACAGCGGGGAGAAGGTCTACAAATACATAGCTGGCAACTTTCGAATCGTAACTAGTGGTAACTATTAttgtcatcattattattattataacctTCTGCATAGAGAGTGACAGATTCAGTCACTGCATGCTGATTAAATGACCTGTACTTCTGTGCAATTGTCTTCAGGTCAGGCTATGCAGCAGGTGGATGCTGGAGGTAATGGTCAGGTTGTGGGAGTTTACTacgacaacaactactgcctGAGCAGTACCTCCGCCTCAGCCTACAGTGTATCTGGCTCCCTGACCTGGACCAGCCTGTCTAAGGCTATGACGTACATCAGCTGCGGACCATACGGTTGCTGGGGAGTCGACAAAACTGATAAGATCTTCTTCACGCGGGTTCGACAATGCAGCTAGTGGCATATCTTTTAACTCTCAGTGGTGTTGTTATTAAGGAATATATGATAACCCCATTCACTCATTCATCATGAGGTCCAATCACGTATGCTTCATTATCACAGGGTTTGACACCAACCTCCTGTGACACCAGAGAATGGTCCCAAATTGAAGGGGCTGCGGTAATGGTTGAAGTTGGAACAGACGGGAAAGTCTTCGTGGTGAATCAAGGAGGGATGCTCTGGGAAAGGTAAGCCAGTGACATTTCAGAAGACGATTTATACTCTTTACATTTAAACAGGGTTACTTTGGGTTTAAAAGCGTGGCCTCTAAATACTGCATTTATTCAAAACGTGTATTCATTCATATATGCAGTgccggcccaagccttttgggggccctaagcagaatttgattcGGGGCCCCAAGCAAATAttcgattttttatttttttcccgcTTAGTTTGCTTATGCCTGAATATATGCACTGTATATATGTGAAAATTGGAACCTTCACAgaattttcttctttctttagtACCAGTAGAtttggaaggggggggggaataaaatGCATTGTTAGAATGAGGATTTAATGTATTTCACCGGCTTCTCTCTCAACAGAACGGGCATCACCGCTGGAACCCCTCAAGGAACAGGCTGGAATCACGTCTCAGTGTGCTTGAAAGTCCGCCACGTGTCCCATGACCTGGGCACTATGTGGGTCGTGACCAACATTGGTTTGCTCTTGAAGTGTACACAGTAATGCATGAttgccatttcattttttatttaatttttatcgTACAAGCTTCGGTGTAACTACTCATTCAACTCCCTTCTATTTGGCAAATTTTCATTTCGACAACATTGAAAATCAAGGCTGCAAGAATGTATTGACTACTagcaaatgacaaaaatgaacTGGACAGTGATGGATACATTTTAAGAATCTCAGACATGTACCACCACTGGCATACTTTCTGCTGTGTTAATAAATTTGTCATTTGTCACCCTTCATGCTAAATGTGTATGCTgctgtgtactgtatgtgtatgaATGCTGTATTATTTGTCACAGCAACTTTGCATTCAACTCTGGGGTCTCCTTAAATTTAAACAACCTgctatttttaaagaaaatcatgCTTATTGCTGAACATGTAGGGACCATAAAGGCTCAGTGTACTATATATCTTGTTCTTGGACCTCTCTTTGTATAACATAGTAAGTTATATGCATGCTGAATTTGCCTGAAATATAATTTGCTTACACTGTGGAACAGATCCTTAGTCAGCAGTCTCGTGTCTTTGGTAGCACCCTGTGTTTTCATGTAGCGCAACAAAGCGGCAGAAATGTGTACACCAGCATGGAGAGGCGAACTGACCCTTCAAAGTCTGGGATGTATTTGACATGAAGCAGTCCGTAAATGATATCTAATGCACCTCTCAAAATATAGTGTGATTCTGAAGTACTGACTGCAGAGTTCAAAGATAAGGACTACAATCATGTCTTCCTACAGTGCCCTTCCTCAGGCACTGAACAGCCAATAGCAGGCCTCCATAGAAGACCTTTCAGGGCTGCATCACATCAACCTCCACAGGTTCCTtgtcagtggcggttctagaccagttttaataggggggccagcttgggccagcttttttgttagggggcacatacaacccggaaaaaaggataaatccctcattcagacaaagcagtgtttacaatttcagcaattttgattgggtagtaaactgctgagacactttaatTCTGCCTTTctcttcagaacaaaattattgcaagaaatctgtcattgtattattaatgcagactccctgtcaggggggccactcgggggtccagactcggagttacgggggcactggcccctgttggccccccccctagaaccgcccctgttcCTTGTGCACCTTGTCATGGTTAAGAGCAACTGTCATGCATTGTATCTCACATGAGCTTTGTTTAATGTGTTGTAACGTGCAAGAGAGAATCTTCTTTATTAGTTAAATTGCTCATTATGGATGAATTACGGTGATTACATCTTATTATAGCTAAGATACTTTAATCACACTTATGCTGAGTGTggatatttttgctttttgggtcattattgatttaaaaaaaaatctgatatgagttaaaggaagttatgttcatAGGAAGTGAtacctgtggagctcctgtacaATGTTTGCATGTTCTTTTATGACAGAGTGAAGTGTTTTTCCTCAACGGACGACGAAAATAAAACCTAAAAACACCAAAACGGTCAAAGAAAGTGTATGCAGAAACGTACGTACATTTTGCAtattaaaggtaaaaaaaaacatttgaaaatgtgtacATTGTAAActtaacaaatgattaaaaagtcCTACAGTTCAAAAAATGACTCTAACAGTAAAATCTTTGAGTTAAAGATCAGAACAAActtaaatcatcattttcacaatatttatttgatgtaaGATGTCAAACATTGTCAGATTTGTGATTTATACTTGAGAAGATGAGAATGGAACAGTCCCGTCTCTTTCTTCACTGTCTTGGTTGCAAAGAGGCGTCGACAAACTTCCTGTGTGTCCGTGTGCGAGGGGGCTGACCGCCCACCGGCTGGTCCCGGTCATCCATCTGTCGGCATGGAAATCCCGGATGTCTCGTGTCGCCAACTCTTCCAGGCAGGTTGACGCAGCGTCTAAAAGAACATGGTACAGCAGAATGAGTGACATAATCAATCGTTGAATTACCGGTAATGGGTGACATGAAGACCTGACAGGAAGTTTTTACTCACCTTTGTCTGTTAGAACCTTCTACACCTTCTAAAGAAAAAATactcaacagaaaaacagagttcaaTTCATGATCTCTGAACTTTACATGAGTGAAATTTAACACCGTAAGATTCCCAGATCTCGGTGCTGTGAAAGGGCAGAGTAAAACACCCGGTCGGATTATTAAGTAGGGAGGTTCGGTTTCTGattttgcaggaaaaaaaatgctggtTTTGAACAGTCTGAAGTCCGAGCGGTGAGGGGAAACACGGGCTTCCATCATGTAAATGCCTGACTGCTCTTTCGCCATCTGTggccttcttttttcttttgagtcgccacagttattccagttgttccgaTGTTACCAGGGGATAGTGACcggggaaaacaatgcctctgCCTGCTTTGGTTGCGCCATGAAAGACGCATTTCCTTTGTGGTGTCATACGACCTTCATTTTTCCGGTAAAAATCCATCCCAGGGGCAGACAGAATAGCACAGCAATTTTGCCTTTTGCCTTAGAATGATGAGTTAAAGGCCCAATGTGTGAGAAGGttaatttttgagtctcattcccaaatcGTCAATACTGACTCTTCGGGATAGCAGGCCAGGTCGGCCGCCATCCTAAAGTGGCACTATTTGAAAAGTTGGGAACAAGACTCAAAAAATCAACGTACAAGGTGGACCCTTAAAGCAAGAAAGTTATCATTGCaagtttttaaatcaaagcacAACCACCAAAGTGCCTTCTCTCCATCCCTGCTAAAAACCTCCTGGAGGAAGCTGCTGGATGAGCGAGGAACAAGGCCCGACGTTCTCTtcaccctcttcttcctcctcctcctcctcctcctcgccggCCGCCAGCTGTAGAACGCCTTGCCGGGGAGGGAAGTCCTCACCTTCATCTAACATACCTACCTCATCCTCAcctacctccagaggcagatcTTCCTCCCTGTCAAACAGCCAGTAGATGTCAGGGAAGCCGACTGCAGGACGTCCCTGGATGTAGTACATACCAGCTGAGGAGGGAAAAGTTCAAGCACATCTTTAAATCACTTCGTCTCTCATCACTTCACATACACAACAGACTCTCAAACTAACTTGTACTGTAAAACAATCaagttttgatttaaaatatgACACAAGCCTGTTTTACTAGTGTGTTTACACACAAGTGATGGACACAAACTTCTGACAGCACGGAAACGTCAGTGTATTGAAATGTATCAAAACTCATTTGGATGTGATAATTTCTGGATTCACAAAACACCACTGAAAGCATACCTGAGTAAATAAAGACTTTTAAAATGTCGTTTGAAACGCCGTTCTGGTGAGGACCTGATCCATGGatcaaaatgttattaaaaaaaagaaaaaaaaataggcgAGACTGTGCGCATCCAGAGTTCTTCAACTATGCTGAAGACGCACAATATAAAAATTAAAGCAACAAGAATATGTAATGTTCTAAATGTTTATCGGACTTTtagttatataaaaaaacatttttttatccaTAAGGCGAACGTGGACAACGCTTGATAACTGTTGGAGGAGGAGCTCAACAGATACGCGCGTATTTACGCATGGCACTTTCCACTTGACGAAAATTCAAGCAATAACAGCGGAAATTAGTCAACGCAGGAGAGAGTaggaaataaaatatcatgCAACTTCCAGACAGGACGTGCATGGCACTACATGCGTCAACGCGCACAGTGAAACATGCGTACACTGATCCACTCATGcgcaaccaacaacagagcttctccaaaacaaccacaacaaccaaCTAATAGTTAACAACTCGTTATCCTCCCAGTCTGTGAGCTGCATGTCACGGCACCTGTAGCAGTCTCAGCGCCCGCACATGCAGCCCCATTCAGCTGTGTGCCAAGTAACGTTACTGTAGATCTCCAGGCTGCCATCTccaaattagaaaaaaatatatctaaATAAATACACGATAAGTTAAAGAAGTTAATTTAACGTGTGAGCTAAAATGACTGGATGTTTCGGGATATAATAATCAAAGCTTCAATAATCAAACCAAACGAACTCGGGGCCGCACGCAGAGGAACGCTCACACCTGTGCGTCCTGACGTCGTTCGGAGCTCACAGTTCCACCGTGTCCATGGCGCacaaagtaaacacatttttagcattttatgACATTTGGCTCGGTCGCCATATTTATCCCTTAAAATTTTGATATGAATTTGGACAATTTGTTGGCCTCAAGTCAAAATAACAGTGTTTTCAAGTCACTACACCGATAGTTCGCACAGTCCACACCTGTCGCGGGAAATTTAAGACATTCTTTCCAACAAATAATCATTTTACACAAGAAATCGTCGAGTGAAAGCCTCTGTTCACCGAATCTGTGATTTATCCACCTTGAAATGAAGTCAGACTAACTTCTGTACGCTTCAAATCGTTTAAAATAGATGAATCGTTAAATAAAAGAATAGAAAATACATCTAAAAAGTTGTCTTACCTGCGTGGTTGTAGCCCAGCACAAGGCCGCCGGGCAGCAGGAGGAGCGCCTCGTTGATCCGTGGTCCGCCGACGGTCATTTTTAACCCACAGGTCAAAAACAGTAAGTCCAGTGATTTCAGCTGTTCTCCAGTAGATGTCTTATCAATCGCTTTAGTTCTCAAGAGAGAGTAATCCTTCCACAGTCTGGGTTTTTGTGACAGGTCAACAGGTCAACTTGTGCCAAAATCCAAGTGCAAAAAGGGGACTGACTCAGAACTGCAGCCCTTCATATACACCACCAACATTCTGTTTCCATGACACTAATTTCATAATtcgattttcttttaaatcttaCTCGTAACTTATTTTGCAGCCATTTGTTTGGGTGCGTGACGTGTGTTTCTTTAACCTCTGCATCTATGACTCAGCATTTAACTTCAACATCAAATTATTGAAAGAAGCGCTACAGTAAAAATAGCTGAAAATTATAATTATAGTAAATAATGTCTCTGTTATTACAGCCACGGTGCTGTGGACCCCGGGTCAGTATAAAAGAATGCAGAGCAgatctgtgttttgtctcttcatCAGATGCAAACTTGGAGCACAaaagcataataataataataataataataataataataataataataataataataaaacactgcaaaatgGGCAATAGGCTGaactaaactaaaacattttcacCAGGCTAAAGTCTAAGGAATCTCAGTCAAACCTCTCAGCCAGCAGGGAGgcttcagcaccatggagagaGACGGTCAGAGCTCAGAGTGGCAGTGGGTGTGACAAGGAAACGCCGTCCTGACTTGCTGatgctttgttttactgctCCACTTGCGTAATAATCGAGAGCGCAGCGTCGCAACAAATGGTCACTTACCTGCAAACGGTGTGCGTTT contains the following coding sequences:
- the LOC115595198 gene encoding fish-egg lectin-like, with protein sequence MRAAAGFLVLCYLAVSHAWSCDEGTGMYNATQVDAGQGMVVVRDTSGHVHFLIGSSWHRMSSIEFKHASVGPAGLWATGNSGEKVYKYIAGNFRIVTSGQAMQQVDAGGNGQVVGVYYDNNYCLSSTSASAYSVSGSLTWTSLSKAMTYISCGPYGCWGVDKTDKIFFTRGLTPTSCDTREWSQIEGAAVMVEVGTDGKVFVVNQGGMLWERTGITAGTPQGTGWNHVSVCLKVRHVSHDLGTMWVVTNIGLLLKCTQ